The proteins below are encoded in one region of Bremerella sp. P1:
- a CDS encoding NADH-quinone oxidoreductase subunit I yields the protein MLSWWKNLIRAITTVIQGLLVTLRVWKSTYDPSRKTFTEHFEYPELPAQVAPRYRGFHRFDVTTCIGCDQCAKACPVDCIYIGKERVENGKGFKLTHFTIDYTKCMFCALCVEPCPVDCIFMGGTLDLSSYSRDGAFVDYSRLPIDVAWGRATLNPTAVAESKAVLRPVHGGPSEQSD from the coding sequence ATGCTTAGTTGGTGGAAAAATCTGATTCGCGCAATCACAACGGTCATTCAGGGCCTTTTAGTGACGCTCCGGGTTTGGAAGTCGACTTACGATCCAAGCCGAAAAACATTTACGGAGCACTTCGAATATCCGGAACTTCCCGCCCAAGTGGCCCCCCGCTATCGAGGGTTTCATCGCTTCGATGTCACGACCTGCATTGGTTGTGATCAATGTGCCAAGGCTTGCCCGGTCGACTGCATCTACATCGGCAAAGAACGTGTCGAGAACGGCAAGGGTTTCAAGCTGACGCATTTCACCATCGATTACACCAAGTGCATGTTCTGTGCTTTGTGTGTCGAGCCCTGCCCTGTCGACTGTATCTTCATGGGGGGAACACTCGACCTGAGTTCTTACAGCCGCGATGGTGCCTTTGTCGATTACTCTCGCCTGCCGATTGATGTTGCCTGGGGCCGAGCGACGTTGAATCCAACGGCTGTCGCCGAATCCAAAGCCGTGCTTCGTCCCGTGCATGGCGGACCGTCCGAGCAATCGGACTAG
- a CDS encoding NADH-quinone oxidoreductase subunit J family protein translates to MTPLLAATSEVAINWHTVMFYVISLCACGFAVIVAMTNNIVRMAFALIVSLAATSGLLFLAGAYFVGAMQLMIYVGGTVVLLIFGVMLTAQKAFITMRTQAGDWILGLLVGGTLLAVLVQLVFLIPQWQSSDYQSVADKQLLAFAEELKSQQDRGEEITPEQRRKLELLAAKASEGMPQRTGEIGLALVGVRADKIESEETGLAGYLLPFEIISVHLLVVLVGAAYLARAKRHHHGGDHL, encoded by the coding sequence ATGACTCCCCTTCTCGCAGCGACCAGTGAAGTGGCGATCAACTGGCACACGGTGATGTTCTATGTCATTTCGTTGTGTGCTTGCGGATTTGCCGTAATCGTGGCGATGACGAACAACATCGTGCGTATGGCATTCGCGTTGATTGTCAGCCTGGCGGCAACCAGCGGTTTGCTGTTTCTCGCGGGAGCCTATTTCGTCGGCGCTATGCAGTTGATGATCTACGTGGGCGGAACGGTCGTGCTGTTGATATTCGGCGTGATGCTCACCGCGCAAAAGGCGTTCATCACAATGCGGACCCAAGCAGGCGACTGGATCCTGGGCTTGCTCGTTGGCGGGACCTTGTTGGCCGTTTTAGTGCAACTGGTTTTTCTGATTCCACAGTGGCAAAGCTCAGATTATCAGTCCGTCGCCGATAAGCAGTTGCTGGCTTTCGCAGAGGAGCTTAAGAGTCAGCAAGATCGCGGAGAAGAGATTACCCCAGAGCAGCGGCGCAAACTGGAACTGTTGGCAGCGAAGGCCAGCGAAGGAATGCCGCAGCGAACCGGAGAGATTGGTTTGGCCCTGGTCGGCGTGCGGGCGGACAAGATTGAAAGTGAAGAAACCGGATTGGCGGGTTACCTGCTTCCCTTTGAAATCATTTCGGTGCATTTGTTGGTGGTGTTGGTCGGGGCAGCGTACTTGGCCAGAGCGAAACGGCATCATCACGGAGGCGACCACCTATGA
- a CDS encoding NADH-quinone oxidoreductase subunit D, which yields MSNANHSEIIELDVRTDEMLVNMGPQHPSTHGVLRLVLRTDGEVVSEAVPHIGYLHRCAEKIGENLTPRQFVPYTDRMDYLAGMNMNLGWSLAVEKLLNYDLPEKVRHTRVMIAELNRIASHLVGMGTYGLDLGTFSPFLYAFREREKILDLLEWVCGARLTYSYITPGGVTADLPSDWIDKCSQFLDQFEPQIPDYHTLLTTNAIFIKRTTGIGIMSADMAIAYGCSGPVLRGSGVDHDLRRDGEPRYTSMYEGYEFEVIVEKSGSYPKDQVYPTVPDEAVLGDCWHRFYVRMLEVIQAIKLIRQGMDFYRKASGDWGTPIKLATKLPQGEAYLETECPRGQMGFYVVSDGGDSIPRRARARSSCFSNLSVVEELCRGGLIADIPAIVGSLDIVMGEIDR from the coding sequence ATGTCCAACGCGAATCATTCCGAAATCATTGAACTCGATGTTCGCACTGACGAGATGTTGGTGAACATGGGGCCGCAGCATCCGAGCACCCACGGTGTTCTGCGGCTCGTGTTGCGAACCGATGGCGAGGTTGTTTCGGAAGCCGTACCACACATCGGGTACTTGCACCGATGTGCCGAGAAGATCGGCGAGAATCTCACGCCGCGGCAATTTGTTCCCTATACCGATCGGATGGATTACCTGGCCGGTATGAACATGAATCTCGGTTGGTCGCTGGCAGTTGAGAAACTGCTGAACTACGACTTGCCTGAGAAAGTTCGGCACACGCGCGTGATGATCGCGGAACTGAACCGGATTGCTAGTCACTTGGTAGGCATGGGGACGTACGGATTAGACCTTGGAACGTTTAGTCCGTTTCTCTATGCGTTTCGCGAACGAGAGAAGATTCTCGATCTGTTGGAATGGGTCTGCGGAGCGCGGCTTACCTATAGCTATATCACGCCAGGAGGCGTGACGGCGGACTTGCCGTCGGATTGGATTGATAAGTGCAGCCAGTTTCTGGATCAATTCGAGCCCCAGATTCCTGACTATCACACGCTGCTGACCACCAATGCCATCTTCATCAAGCGAACCACAGGCATTGGAATCATGTCGGCCGATATGGCAATTGCGTACGGTTGCTCGGGGCCTGTGCTACGAGGTTCCGGCGTCGATCACGACCTGCGTCGGGATGGTGAGCCTCGCTACACATCGATGTATGAGGGATACGAATTCGAGGTGATCGTCGAGAAAAGTGGCAGCTATCCCAAAGACCAGGTTTATCCGACGGTTCCAGATGAGGCCGTGCTGGGTGATTGTTGGCACCGTTTCTACGTGCGGATGCTTGAGGTGATTCAAGCTATCAAACTGATCCGGCAGGGAATGGACTTTTATCGTAAGGCGAGCGGCGACTGGGGTACGCCCATCAAGCTGGCGACCAAATTGCCCCAAGGCGAGGCCTATCTCGAGACGGAATGTCCTCGGGGGCAGATGGGTTTTTATGTTGTCTCCGACGGTGGCGACTCGATTCCTCGCCGAGCCAGGGCTCGCAGCAGCTGTTTCAGTAATCTTTCCGTGGTGGAAGAGCTTTGTCGTGGCGGGTTGATCGCCGACATCCCGGCAATTGTTGGATCGCTAGATATTGTCATGGGGGAAATCGATCGCTGA
- the nuoK gene encoding NADH-quinone oxidoreductase subunit NuoK produces MSFLSEPIGLSHYLAVGAFLFVTGIVCMATKRNALGILMGIELVLNGAIVNFVGFASPYFRDENLGLDGHLIALFVIVLAAAEAAVALAIALNFYNNHATIDVDRADELKG; encoded by the coding sequence ATGAGCTTTCTGAGCGAACCGATCGGATTATCGCACTACCTGGCGGTCGGAGCATTTCTGTTCGTCACCGGCATCGTGTGTATGGCCACCAAGCGGAATGCCTTGGGCATTTTGATGGGCATTGAACTGGTGCTCAACGGAGCGATCGTCAACTTCGTGGGCTTTGCGAGTCCTTACTTTCGTGATGAGAACCTGGGGTTGGATGGACATCTAATCGCGCTGTTTGTCATCGTGTTGGCGGCAGCAGAAGCGGCGGTTGCTTTGGCGATTGCCCTGAACTTTTACAACAACCATGCGACCATCGATGTCGATCGTGCAGATGAACTGAAAGGTTGA
- a CDS encoding complex I subunit 4 family protein encodes MDNLTNFMVTSLIFTPVVGAIVLLFFPSENKSLLRWFTLLVTVLVLLPTLWIALPWSEALSFEINEAGVQNVVQTSWIPSFDIQFFLGIDGISFPLLMLTALISFLAMGASWTIDKYVKSYCVLYLLLLAGMMGVFLSLDFFLFYIFWEVMLLPMYFLIGVWGGPRKEYAAIKFFLYTLFGSVLMLIALLMLYFNSDLRQLSADQLATAHIAAWDEAGQLLSAEDYKTKIDASEYPVHTFNILALQQLGQHTDVFDQVLMFGKSIQWWAFVLLFIGFIIKVPSVPLHTWLPDAHVEAPTPISMILAGVLLKMGGYGIVRICYPICPDAGYDLVWVVCSIGVISMVYGAFAALAQSDFKRMVAYSSVSHMGYVVLGLGVWSATAGAVFDPVSWSMGVKGALFQMIGHGISSAGMFFMVGVIYDRVHHRDLNQFGGLYGKMPVYTAMAMLLFFAGLGLPGLCGFIGEVFVVLSVWKLSATLAAISAAVVILTAAYILWAIQRVYLGPEYRGPHQEELSEINLREMAIALPLCVLAVVLGIFPATMFRYMDATVDQQVSDLVEWTEDVKLPKLRAEREEADKDVAANAP; translated from the coding sequence ATGGATAACCTGACAAATTTCATGGTGACGTCGCTGATCTTCACGCCCGTGGTGGGTGCGATCGTCTTGTTGTTTTTCCCCTCGGAAAACAAGTCGCTGCTGCGCTGGTTTACGTTGCTCGTTACGGTGCTCGTCTTGCTGCCGACGCTCTGGATTGCGCTGCCATGGAGTGAGGCCCTTAGTTTTGAGATCAATGAAGCCGGGGTTCAAAACGTCGTTCAAACTTCGTGGATTCCATCGTTCGATATTCAATTCTTTCTGGGCATCGATGGGATTAGTTTTCCGCTGCTGATGCTCACGGCGTTGATTTCCTTCCTGGCGATGGGTGCTAGTTGGACGATCGACAAATACGTGAAGAGCTACTGCGTGCTTTACCTGTTATTGTTGGCTGGCATGATGGGGGTGTTCCTGTCGCTCGACTTTTTCTTGTTCTACATCTTCTGGGAAGTCATGCTGCTGCCGATGTACTTCTTGATCGGTGTGTGGGGCGGACCACGTAAAGAATACGCGGCGATCAAGTTCTTCTTGTACACGCTATTTGGTAGTGTGTTGATGCTGATCGCGCTCTTGATGCTGTACTTCAATAGCGATCTGCGACAGCTCTCGGCAGATCAACTTGCCACCGCGCATATCGCTGCCTGGGATGAAGCTGGCCAACTACTATCGGCTGAGGATTACAAAACCAAGATTGATGCCAGCGAGTATCCGGTACACACATTCAATATTCTGGCTCTCCAGCAACTCGGTCAGCACACCGACGTATTCGACCAGGTGCTCATGTTCGGTAAGTCGATTCAGTGGTGGGCGTTTGTCCTGCTGTTTATTGGCTTCATCATCAAAGTCCCCAGTGTGCCACTGCATACCTGGTTGCCGGATGCCCACGTCGAAGCTCCTACCCCCATCTCGATGATCTTGGCTGGCGTGCTGCTGAAGATGGGGGGCTACGGCATCGTGCGGATCTGCTATCCCATCTGCCCAGATGCGGGTTACGATCTGGTTTGGGTCGTATGTTCGATCGGGGTGATCAGCATGGTCTACGGGGCTTTTGCGGCTCTGGCCCAATCGGACTTCAAGCGAATGGTTGCCTACAGTTCGGTGAGCCATATGGGTTATGTCGTGCTGGGGCTGGGTGTGTGGAGTGCCACGGCTGGAGCCGTCTTTGACCCGGTCTCGTGGAGCATGGGCGTTAAAGGCGCATTGTTCCAGATGATCGGTCATGGAATCAGTTCAGCCGGGATGTTCTTCATGGTCGGTGTGATTTATGACCGCGTCCATCATCGTGATTTGAATCAGTTCGGAGGCTTATACGGCAAGATGCCTGTTTATACCGCGATGGCAATGCTCTTGTTTTTCGCTGGGCTAGGGTTGCCGGGTCTCTGTGGCTTTATTGGCGAAGTCTTCGTTGTCCTTTCGGTTTGGAAACTGAGCGCCACATTGGCGGCGATTTCGGCAGCGGTTGTCATCCTGACGGCGGCGTACATCCTGTGGGCGATCCAGCGCGTTTATCTGGGGCCCGAATACCGAGGCCCGCACCAGGAAGAGCTATCGGAGATCAATCTGCGAGAAATGGCCATTGCCCTGCCCCTTTGTGTCCTTGCGGTTGTCCTAGGGATCTTTCCGGCGACGATGTTCCGATACATGGATGCCACGGTGGATCAACAGGTATCCGACTTGGTCGAGTGGACCGAGGACGTGAAGCTTCCCAAGCTTCGAGCCGAACGAGAAGAAGCTGATAAAGACGTTGCCGCGAACGCTCCCTAA
- a CDS encoding NADH-quinone oxidoreductase subunit C translates to MIDETFIEKLKQRFGEKISGANLENVDPWIEVSPAGLVEVCRYLKEEPAIAFDYLNSICVVDYCETDPKKAAKAKWQPHLEVVYHVSSIRHKTTGVIKVMLPRWKDDVEGNIPELPSVASIWRTADWHEREAYDLSGVLFVGHHNLRRILCPEDWVGHPLRKDYEMPLEYHGIRGR, encoded by the coding sequence ATGATCGACGAAACCTTCATCGAGAAACTCAAGCAGCGTTTCGGAGAGAAGATTTCTGGTGCGAATCTTGAAAATGTCGATCCTTGGATCGAAGTCTCACCTGCTGGGTTGGTAGAAGTGTGCCGTTACCTCAAGGAGGAGCCTGCGATCGCGTTCGACTACCTGAATTCGATTTGCGTGGTCGACTATTGTGAGACAGACCCGAAGAAAGCTGCCAAGGCAAAGTGGCAACCTCACCTAGAAGTCGTTTATCACGTTTCCAGTATTCGCCATAAGACGACCGGCGTTATCAAAGTGATGCTTCCAAGGTGGAAGGATGACGTCGAAGGCAATATTCCGGAACTCCCTTCGGTTGCCAGCATTTGGAGAACTGCCGATTGGCACGAGCGCGAGGCTTACGACCTGTCCGGCGTGCTGTTTGTCGGGCATCACAATCTGAGGAGGATCTTGTGCCCGGAAGATTGGGTCGGACATCCTCTCCGCAAAGACTACGAAATGCCGCTCGAGTATCACGGAATCCGTGGACGCTAG
- a CDS encoding NADH-quinone oxidoreductase subunit A has product MSLSTTIVAYLILFTVAGFGFVLINLLLGSILRPKNPHEEKLEIYECGEPTIGSSFVQFDLRFYVVALLFIIFDVEVAFFFPWAVVFGKSTQLAKPETPAIVEMEDGTRVIGPGYAGLMIELGLPVGDEQLLASKDVAQSNAEAQSAASKLVWTCVADIMVFFAVLMVGFAYVWKRGDLDWVRSMAGHAHTRTKSKSSWRDSTQVATTP; this is encoded by the coding sequence ATGAGCTTATCAACCACGATTGTTGCCTATCTGATCCTGTTCACCGTAGCAGGCTTCGGTTTCGTGTTGATCAACCTGTTGTTGGGAAGCATCCTGCGGCCGAAGAATCCGCACGAGGAAAAGCTAGAGATTTACGAGTGCGGCGAACCAACCATCGGTTCTAGCTTCGTGCAGTTCGATCTGCGTTTCTACGTGGTCGCGTTGCTGTTCATTATCTTCGACGTGGAAGTGGCGTTCTTTTTTCCTTGGGCCGTTGTCTTTGGGAAGTCGACTCAACTGGCCAAGCCGGAAACGCCTGCGATTGTTGAGATGGAAGATGGTACACGTGTGATCGGCCCTGGTTACGCAGGCCTGATGATCGAGCTCGGATTGCCGGTCGGTGATGAGCAGCTGTTAGCATCGAAGGACGTTGCCCAAAGTAACGCCGAGGCCCAGTCTGCCGCGTCGAAATTAGTTTGGACCTGCGTAGCGGACATCATGGTCTTTTTCGCAGTCCTCATGGTTGGGTTTGCGTACGTTTGGAAACGTGGTGATCTCGATTGGGTGCGATCGATGGCTGGGCATGCGCACACGCGCACCAAATCTAAATCAAGCTGGCGAGACTCGACTCAAGTGGCAACAACGCCGTGA
- the nuoL gene encoding NADH-quinone oxidoreductase subunit L, translating into MEVFLPYLPSLLATAVLLPLVSFCVILLAGRWLGDRGKPAGWIATSAILASTILSFFSAGVWFAVHQTPVPHAMGDLHHVAEHHAPPVITSNGYTLASFAGADVSINYYIDALTILMFCMVTFIATCIHFYSTGYMHEELHDVVDNEALLADGESLHRPGRYARFFQAFSLFCFSMLGLVISGNFLMTFVFWELVGLCSWFLIGFYVERQSASTAANKAFIVNRVGDFGMLIGLMALWASLGTLNFGDVPDSSDGVFSQMRSEVHHYALEVPDGMVRLAAADRINEIALTSSKPLSQEQLTAKVDASIETWRDGAADGDTTKYGYTLLMVAGLGIFCGCVGKSAQFPLHVWLPDAMEGPTPVSALVHSATMVAAGVFLVARSYPIFLPEVLLVIACVGCITLFLGATIALVATDIKRVLAYSTVSQLGYMMLALGVGGWAAGVMHLITHACFKSLLFLCSGSVIHAVQTNEMPRMGGLIRKMPWTGYTMLVGCLAISGIGIPSIIGLPIGLSGFYSKDAILEQVFSFRYLNPVWGSFFFATACGGACLTAFYMFRMWYLTFLGEPRSDHKHQHAHESPKTMVVPLVLLAILAVVVAWPIYDWVGLPTLSRTIEQARPAGIWQDMVGSHWDVTMPEESKGHVAAVKGPVGVLAFGAAISGILLASVFYLWKTLDPADVRRSFDPLYRVLVNKWYFDEVYQAVFVRGTLAVAACVAWFDRQVIDRLIDGSAWLAVGFARLSDNWIDRRGVDGFVNWFSRQTYRLGSSLRMLQTGSLRQYVMLIVVSTVALFLILSFWTYSLAR; encoded by the coding sequence ATGGAAGTTTTCCTGCCGTACCTCCCGAGCTTGCTGGCGACCGCGGTTTTGCTACCGTTGGTGTCGTTCTGCGTGATCCTCCTGGCCGGTAGGTGGCTGGGTGATCGCGGGAAGCCTGCAGGATGGATTGCGACCAGCGCGATTCTCGCCTCGACGATCCTGTCATTCTTCTCCGCTGGTGTCTGGTTCGCTGTTCACCAGACGCCTGTCCCGCACGCGATGGGTGACCTGCATCATGTTGCCGAGCATCACGCCCCACCGGTAATTACGAGCAACGGCTACACGCTCGCGAGTTTCGCCGGAGCCGATGTTAGTATCAATTACTACATCGATGCGCTGACGATCCTCATGTTTTGCATGGTGACATTCATTGCTACCTGCATTCATTTCTACTCGACCGGCTACATGCACGAAGAACTGCATGACGTAGTGGATAACGAAGCGCTACTGGCGGATGGCGAGTCTCTGCATCGGCCTGGTCGGTACGCTCGATTCTTTCAGGCGTTTTCCCTGTTCTGCTTTAGCATGCTGGGGCTGGTGATTTCCGGAAACTTCCTGATGACGTTTGTCTTCTGGGAATTGGTCGGGCTCTGCTCCTGGTTTCTGATCGGTTTCTACGTCGAACGCCAGTCCGCATCGACCGCTGCCAATAAAGCCTTCATAGTCAATCGAGTCGGCGACTTTGGTATGCTGATCGGGCTGATGGCTTTGTGGGCGAGCTTAGGAACGCTCAATTTCGGCGATGTGCCTGATTCGAGTGATGGCGTGTTTTCGCAGATGCGGAGCGAAGTACACCACTACGCACTCGAGGTGCCTGATGGCATGGTCCGCCTGGCGGCTGCGGATCGAATCAACGAGATCGCACTGACCTCAAGTAAACCGCTAAGCCAAGAGCAATTGACGGCGAAGGTCGATGCGTCGATTGAAACATGGCGCGATGGTGCGGCTGATGGCGACACGACGAAGTACGGCTATACGCTGCTCATGGTAGCCGGCCTCGGAATCTTCTGTGGGTGCGTTGGCAAGAGTGCTCAGTTCCCGCTGCATGTCTGGCTGCCTGATGCTATGGAAGGTCCGACGCCTGTGTCCGCTCTGGTGCACTCGGCCACGATGGTCGCAGCAGGCGTGTTCTTGGTTGCCCGGTCGTATCCGATCTTCTTGCCAGAAGTCTTGCTGGTGATTGCCTGCGTTGGCTGCATTACGTTATTCCTCGGAGCGACGATTGCCTTGGTCGCGACCGACATCAAACGGGTGCTTGCCTATTCGACGGTCAGTCAGTTGGGCTACATGATGTTGGCGCTGGGGGTCGGTGGTTGGGCCGCTGGCGTGATGCATTTGATAACTCATGCCTGTTTCAAAAGCTTGCTGTTTCTGTGCTCAGGCTCGGTGATTCATGCAGTGCAAACCAACGAAATGCCCCGCATGGGCGGACTCATTCGCAAGATGCCGTGGACTGGGTATACGATGCTCGTCGGCTGCCTGGCGATCTCCGGCATCGGAATCCCTTCGATCATAGGGCTGCCGATCGGTCTGAGTGGCTTCTACTCGAAGGACGCCATCCTGGAACAGGTCTTTTCCTTTCGGTATCTCAATCCCGTTTGGGGGTCGTTCTTCTTTGCGACCGCTTGCGGTGGAGCATGTTTGACAGCGTTTTATATGTTCCGAATGTGGTACTTGACGTTTCTCGGTGAGCCACGTTCTGACCACAAACACCAGCACGCGCACGAATCGCCTAAAACGATGGTGGTACCGCTCGTCTTGCTGGCGATTCTAGCAGTGGTTGTCGCCTGGCCGATCTATGATTGGGTCGGTCTGCCGACGCTTTCCCGCACGATCGAACAGGCACGGCCAGCAGGTATCTGGCAAGACATGGTTGGCAGCCACTGGGATGTCACGATGCCGGAAGAGTCCAAAGGTCACGTCGCCGCAGTGAAAGGGCCGGTTGGCGTTTTGGCATTCGGAGCAGCGATCAGCGGCATCTTGTTGGCATCGGTGTTTTATCTGTGGAAGACCTTGGACCCAGCGGACGTGCGGCGTTCGTTCGATCCGCTGTATCGTGTCCTAGTGAATAAGTGGTACTTCGATGAAGTCTATCAGGCGGTCTTCGTTCGCGGGACGTTGGCGGTGGCGGCCTGTGTGGCATGGTTTGATCGACAGGTGATCGACCGACTGATCGATGGTTCAGCGTGGCTGGCAGTGGGCTTTGCCCGGCTTTCCGATAACTGGATCGACCGCCGTGGTGTCGATGGTTTCGTGAACTGGTTCTCGCGACAGACCTATCGACTGGGCAGCAGCTTGCGGATGCTACAGACAGGAAGTTTGCGTCAGTATGTCATGCTGATCGTTGTCAGTACCGTAGCGTTGTTTTTGATTCTGAGTTTTTGGACCTATTCCCTGGCTCGGTAG
- the nuoH gene encoding NADH-quinone oxidoreductase subunit NuoH: protein MGEFFAGWFPAGWEFLGYTVAALIQAFLLVNVIALGAFVFIWAERKVSGRIQDRLGPTRTGGAFGWLQSLADGIKLLSKEDLMPKDADPILFKLAPYVAFAASFSAFMALPFASGWVALHLNIGLFFLIAVLGLEVFGVILAGYSSGSKWSLFGAMRQAAQVVSYEVPLGICVIVPLMICGTMDLVAIGDQQRGLFTNWLIFHDPFIFVVFWVYFTCAVASVNRAPFDLAEAESELVAGFLTEYSGMRWSLFFMAEYGSMILVSALAAILFFGGWNGPIPIFSALMDWFPDYLGNCWWFSSIANMFGVLCLLLKASIGVIAMMWVRWTFPRLRVDQVITMCLKYCVPIAAVCLLGVMFWTALGVPFFNDLLPAQERSLVREGWFKTGEKQADALLESLSASTDEEGDVE, encoded by the coding sequence GTGGGAGAGTTCTTCGCAGGTTGGTTTCCTGCAGGATGGGAATTCCTGGGGTACACGGTCGCCGCGCTGATTCAAGCTTTCTTGCTGGTCAATGTGATCGCTCTTGGTGCGTTCGTATTCATCTGGGCTGAACGAAAAGTCTCTGGCCGTATTCAAGATCGCCTGGGACCAACTCGCACTGGCGGAGCATTTGGGTGGCTTCAATCGCTGGCCGACGGGATCAAGCTTCTCTCAAAGGAAGACTTGATGCCGAAGGATGCTGATCCCATCCTCTTCAAGCTCGCTCCCTACGTGGCGTTCGCTGCCAGTTTTTCTGCGTTCATGGCCCTCCCCTTCGCTTCCGGCTGGGTGGCTTTGCATCTGAATATTGGCCTGTTTTTCCTGATCGCTGTTCTAGGCTTAGAAGTCTTCGGCGTGATCTTGGCAGGCTATTCATCCGGTTCGAAGTGGTCACTGTTTGGTGCCATGCGACAGGCAGCCCAGGTCGTTAGTTATGAAGTGCCGCTGGGAATCTGTGTGATCGTTCCCTTGATGATCTGTGGAACAATGGACCTGGTGGCCATCGGTGATCAGCAGCGTGGCTTGTTTACCAATTGGCTCATCTTCCACGATCCTTTCATCTTCGTCGTCTTCTGGGTTTACTTCACCTGTGCCGTTGCGAGCGTGAATCGAGCCCCGTTTGACTTGGCCGAAGCTGAAAGTGAACTCGTTGCCGGTTTTCTCACCGAGTATTCCGGTATGCGGTGGAGCCTGTTCTTCATGGCCGAGTATGGCTCGATGATCCTGGTTTCGGCTTTGGCCGCCATCCTGTTCTTCGGTGGGTGGAACGGCCCGATTCCCATCTTCAGTGCCTTGATGGATTGGTTCCCTGACTACCTCGGCAATTGCTGGTGGTTTAGCTCGATCGCCAATATGTTTGGTGTTCTCTGCCTTTTATTAAAAGCATCTATCGGCGTGATTGCCATGATGTGGGTGCGTTGGACGTTTCCTCGCCTGCGTGTCGATCAGGTGATCACGATGTGTCTGAAGTACTGCGTTCCGATCGCGGCCGTCTGCTTATTGGGCGTGATGTTCTGGACTGCACTGGGCGTTCCTTTCTTCAACGATCTATTACCGGCTCAAGAGCGGTCACTGGTTCGCGAAGGCTGGTTTAAAACCGGCGAGAAGCAAGCCGATGCACTCCTTGAGTCGCTTTCGGCTTCCACCGACGAGGAAGGAGACGTTGAATGA